A single genomic interval of Anopheles marshallii chromosome 2, idAnoMarsDA_429_01, whole genome shotgun sequence harbors:
- the LOC128709008 gene encoding uncharacterized protein LOC128709008, which produces MGCGPSNAAVPVTGEGVSTISKLVYPRPEAFEIPLSDTENPESLIKKHPPRRLKRLEEQSGSTPSIEDLEEKLATAESRRQQFLANRSQKTTFDKTSLDATENDASTIPEEGEDDRSADGTRTIEHDGDDSGVERSAPPGGNGRRSASETDDEDHEQQEHHDRRRRGSDLSIGHLTNMRMKMNQYRKKSHH; this is translated from the exons ATGGGATGTGGACCATCGAATGCAGCTGTGCCGGTAACCGGTGAAGGTGTCTCAACCATCTCCAAACTTGTCTACC CTCGCCCAGAAGCATTTGAAATTCCTCTCAGTGATACAGAAAACCCGGAAAGCTTAATCAAGAAACATCCCCCGCGTCGTTTAAAGCGTCTCGAGGAACAGTCCGGCTCCACGCCGAGCATAGAAGATTTAGAGGAAAAACTGGCCACAGCCGAATCGCGTAGGCAACAG TTTCTAGCAAATCGCTCCCAGAAAACCACCTTTGACAAGACCAGCCTAGATGCGACCGAAAACGATGCCAGTACGATCCCGGAAGAAGGCGAAGATGACCGTTCAGCGGACGGAACACGTACGATAGAACACGATGGAGACGATTCGGGTGTGGAACGGTCCGCTCCCCCGGGTGGAAATGGCCGACGTTCGGCTTCGGAAACGGATGACGAGGATCATGAGCAGCAAGAGCATCACGATCGGCGAAGGCGCGGATCGGATCTTAGTATCGGGCATCTGACCAACATGCGGATGAAGATGAATCAGTACAGGAAAAAGTCTCACCACTAG
- the LOC128709768 gene encoding muscarinic acetylcholine receptor DM1 — translation MGGFPFERTTVDSFLSRYTTETSIPTATTTVLAVEELFYNVTPSADSLPTANGTLDVLAEESEPTYSLAQIIILGIIATVLSILTVAGNVMVMISFKIDKQLQTISNYFLFSLAIADFAIGLISMPLFSVTTLLGYWPLGPHICDTWLALDYLASNASVLNLLIISFDRYFSVTRPLTYRAKRTTTRAAIMIGAAWGISLLLWPPWIYSWPYIEGKRTVPEKECYIQFIETNHYITFGTAIAAFYVPVTVMCFLYYRIWRETKKRQKELKNLTGDRKKDSSKRSNSSDENTAVNHSGGHVLPASVADPDGWRRPRSESSADAESVYMTNAVLPDGTYGHGMLSRRSSITMNGVPKKPTTFFGGIKDWCIAWWHSGREDSEDYGYDVEEPSDLGCTSLNVIRDPYVAGSGGRSNVVSMIPDISPTPIRPALPPLAHLQDMHGARDSRSLPNSNRLGSRSVSQDSVYTILIRLPPEGGSGDERAPSIKMIQDDVPMSMTVPPRRPLPSRDSDYIIPVANRRQSTATTDFRLPLSAKIISKPLSKQQQQLHQANLAQTARQVKKKKKSQEKRQETKAAKTLSAILLSFIITWTPYNILVLLKPLTACAKCIPQELWDFFYALCYINSTINPVCYALCNASFRRTYVRILTCKWHTRNREAMTRGVYN, via the exons atGGGTGGCTTTCCGTTTGAGCGAACGACGGTTGACAGCTTTCTGTCACGTTACACGACGGAGACATCGATACCGACCGCAACGACGACGGTCTTGGCCGTGGAGGAGCTGTTCTACAACGTTACACCGTCAGCTGACTCGCTGCCTACCGCCAATGGAACGCTGGACGTCCTGGCGGAAGAGTCGGAACCGACCTACTCGCTAGCGCAGATTATCATCCTCGGCATCATCGCCACGGTGCTTAGTATTCTCACCGTAGCCGGTAacgtgatggtgatgatctCGTTCAAAATCGACAAACAACTGCAAACGATCAGCAactattttctgttttcgctCGCTATTGCTGATTTCGCGATCGGGCTCATATCGATGCCACTGTTTTCAGTCACCACGCTGCTCGGCTACTGGCCGCTTGGACCACACATCTGTGACACCTGGTTAGCGCTGGACTATCTGGCATCAAACGCGTCCGTACTGAACTTATTAATCATCAGCTTCGATCGGTACTTTAGTGTAACGCGCCCACTGACTTACCGAGCGAAACGTACGACAACCCGGGCGGCCATCATGATCGGTGCGGCCTGGGGAATTAGTTTGCTGTTGTGGCCTCCCTGGATCTACAGCTGGCCATACATCGAGGGCAAGCGAACGGTGCCCGAGAAGGAGTGCTACATTCAGTTCATCGAGACCAATCACTACATTACATTCGGTACGGCGATCGCTGCGTTTTATGTGCCCGTCACCGTGATGTGCTTCCTTTATTATCGGATATGGCGTGAGACGAAGAAACGACAGAAAGAGTTGAAAAATTTAACGGGTGATCGAAAAAAGGATTCTTCAAAGCGGTCCAACTCAAG CGATGAGAACACAGCGGTCAACCATTCTGGGGGCCATGTACTGCCTGCCAGTGTTGCCGATCCGGACGGGTGGCGAAGACCGCGCAGTGAATCTTCGGCGGACGCGGAAAGTGTTTACATGACCAATGCCGTGCTTCCGGATGGTACTTACGGGCATGGCATGTTGTCCCGACGCTCAAGC ATCACTATGAACGGAGTCCCGAAAAAGCCGACCACCTTCTTCGGCGGCATCAAGGATTGGTGCATCGCGTGGTGGCATTCCGGGCGTGAGGACTCCGAAGACTACGGGTATGACGTCGAAGAACCTTCGGACTTAGG ATGCACCTCATTGAATGTGATTCGCGATCCATACGTGGCCGGAAGCGGAGGTCGTAGTAACGTTGTCAGCATGATCCCGGACATTTCGCCCACACCGATACGGCCCGCTTTGCCACCATTAGCCCATCTGCAAGATATGCATGGTGCGCGAGACTCACGCTCGTTACCGAACAGCAACCGTTTGGGATCGCGTTCCGTCAGTCAGGATTCGGTGTACACCATCCTTATCCGGCTGCCACCTGAGGGTGGTTCGGGAGACGAACGTGCACCGTCGATCAAGATGATACAGGACGACGTACCGATGTCGATGACGGTACCACCGAGACGTCCGTTACCTTCGCGCGATTCCGACTACATCATACCGGTTGCAAATCGTCGCCAATCAACCGCCACCACCGATTTCCGGTTACCGCTGTCGGCGAAAATCATCTCGAAGCCACTGtccaagcagcagcagcaactgcacCAAGCAAACCTCGCCCAAACGGCGCGCCaggtgaagaagaagaaaaaatcccaaGAAAAGCGCCAAGAAACGAAGGCAGCCAAAACGCTGTCCGCCATCTTGCTCAGCTTCATCATCACCTGGACGCCGTACAACATACTGGTGCTGTTAAAGCCGCTTACCGCGTGTGCGAAGTGCATCCCTCAGGAACTGTGGGACTTTTTCTATGCTCTTTGCTACATCAACTCCACCATTAACCCGGTCTGCTATGCACTGTGCAATGCCTCGTTTCGACGGACGTATGTACGCATCCTGACCTGCAAATGGCACACACGCAACCGGGAAGCGATGACACGCGGTGTGTATAACTAA